One Caulobacter segnis genomic window carries:
- a CDS encoding conjugal transfer protein TraD, which translates to MRKPRDFDAELKSLEDKAKTLKDRKVRQLGELVIATGADALDIDTLAGGLLDLADAGNAARKEGWRKRGAGFFRGGPSAPAPSAGGDQ; encoded by the coding sequence ATGCGTAAACCACGAGACTTCGACGCCGAGCTGAAAAGCCTCGAAGACAAGGCCAAGACCCTTAAGGACCGCAAGGTCAGGCAGCTTGGCGAGTTGGTGATCGCCACTGGCGCGGACGCCCTCGACATCGACACCCTGGCCGGCGGGCTGCTGGATCTAGCCGATGCGGGGAACGCCGCGCGCAAGGAGGGCTGGAGGAAACGCGGCGCGGGGTTCTTTCGCGGCGGCCCGAGCGCCCCTGCGCCTAGCGCTGGTGGCGACCAATGA
- a CDS encoding conjugal transfer protein TraD produces MATNDAERRAKAARHRLEARRARMDARAWVVKRRERTRHLIELGGLVQKAGLVDLTRDDRATLYGAFLSLAAMLKADDAEHTLALWRRGGKRAFEAEFRPASEIR; encoded by the coding sequence GTGGCGACCAATGACGCCGAGCGCCGGGCCAAGGCCGCGCGCCATCGCCTGGAAGCCCGCCGAGCCCGCATGGACGCGCGGGCCTGGGTGGTGAAGCGGCGCGAGCGCACCCGCCACCTGATCGAGTTGGGCGGCCTGGTGCAAAAGGCCGGCCTCGTCGATCTGACCCGCGACGATCGCGCCACCCTCTACGGTGCGTTCTTGAGCCTAGCAGCCATGCTCAAAGCCGACGACGCAGAGCACACCCTGGCGCTCTGGCGACGCGGCGGGAAGCGAGCGTTCGAGGCTGAATTCCGCCCGGCGTCGGAGATCCGCTAA
- a CDS encoding helix-turn-helix domain-containing protein has translation MTDTPEARTPNVVDIHVGGRVRMRRKMLGISQETLADALKLTFQQVQKYERGANRVSASKLYDIAKTLQVPVSFFFDGLADPMTNEVDEVGAAAERVVTEFLNTPEGLELAEMFPKIGRGGVRRQVLDLVRAMADDESRDKG, from the coding sequence GTGACCGATACCCCTGAAGCTCGCACGCCCAACGTCGTCGATATCCACGTCGGAGGCCGCGTGCGCATGCGCCGCAAGATGCTGGGTATCAGCCAGGAAACGCTCGCTGACGCGCTGAAGCTCACCTTCCAGCAGGTTCAGAAGTACGAACGCGGCGCCAATCGCGTCAGCGCCAGCAAGCTCTACGACATAGCCAAGACGCTCCAGGTCCCGGTGTCGTTCTTCTTTGATGGTCTTGCCGATCCCATGACCAACGAGGTCGATGAGGTCGGCGCCGCTGCCGAGCGTGTCGTCACCGAGTTCCTGAACACGCCCGAAGGCCTGGAACTGGCCGAGATGTTCCCGAAGATCGGCCGGGGGGGGGTCCGTCGCCAAGTCCTCGATCTCGTTCGCGCCATGGCGGACGACGAAAGCCGCGATAAGGGCTGA
- a CDS encoding sigma-70 region 4 domain-containing protein: MARHRLPWPLVVSQWWRWRYPDLWRGRTFDPHNSQQVMSYAVLCLRREARDVFLLNHIKALDYALIARHLGLSVTDVQAHLADALYEISRTVELIERVRPLPKPFEAEDPNV; this comes from the coding sequence ATGGCCCGTCATCGCCTGCCTTGGCCGCTTGTCGTCAGTCAGTGGTGGCGCTGGCGATATCCCGATCTCTGGCGCGGCCGGACCTTCGATCCTCATAACAGCCAGCAGGTAATGTCCTACGCGGTCCTATGCCTTCGCCGAGAAGCGCGAGACGTCTTCCTCCTCAATCACATCAAGGCGCTCGACTACGCGCTGATCGCGCGCCACCTCGGTTTGTCCGTCACCGATGTCCAGGCGCACTTGGCCGACGCGCTGTATGAGATCTCGCGAACGGTCGAACTGATCGAGCGCGTCCGGCCCCTCCCAAAACCCTTTGAAGCGGAGGATCCCAATGTCTGA
- a CDS encoding helix-turn-helix transcriptional regulator, protein MADLDRIVRLKTVLARTGLSRSTLYRKIGEGTFPRQVPISVHGAGWHESAINRWIADPTAYRPDAG, encoded by the coding sequence ATGGCCGATCTCGACCGCATCGTCCGCCTGAAGACCGTGCTGGCACGCACGGGCCTGAGCCGCTCGACCCTCTATCGGAAGATCGGGGAGGGCACCTTTCCTCGCCAGGTCCCGATCAGCGTCCACGGTGCGGGATGGCATGAGTCCGCGATCAATCGCTGGATCGCCGATCCAACTGCGTATCGCCCGGATGCTGGCTAG
- a CDS encoding tyrosine-type recombinase/integrase: MGRSLHKLTAIQAAKLNKPGRHSDGGGLYLSIDESGRRRWVFMYTRAGRRVELGLGGRRDLSLADARTEAANFRAMLAAGADPKVERARDDKVQTFGACADAYVEAMQPSWRNAKHAAQWKMTLTKYAAPIRERPVNDITTQDILDVLQPLWTRTPETAERLRGRIENVLDAAKAKGLRTGENPARWRGHLNQLLPKRQRLKRGHHAALPYDLMPEFMANLRTRSAVAARALEFLILTGARSGEVLGATWDEFDLQKEIWTVPAARMKAGREHRVPLSSRAMKIIAERLEAGSVGHVFTGATSASPLSSMAMAMLLRRMKTDITVHGFRSTFRDWASETTGFSHEVCEMALAHTIANKAEAAYRRGDLFDKRRKLMEAWAGYCSAGAKQKVVALLRA, encoded by the coding sequence ATGGGACGTTCACTTCACAAACTGACCGCGATCCAAGCAGCGAAGCTCAACAAGCCAGGCCGCCATTCCGATGGCGGCGGCCTTTATCTCTCGATCGATGAGAGCGGGCGTCGGCGGTGGGTCTTCATGTACACGCGAGCCGGTAGGCGAGTTGAACTAGGCCTTGGAGGCCGCCGCGATCTTTCCCTGGCGGACGCTCGCACGGAAGCGGCGAATTTCCGCGCAATGCTGGCGGCGGGCGCCGACCCCAAGGTCGAGCGCGCGAGGGACGACAAGGTCCAAACCTTCGGCGCCTGCGCCGATGCCTACGTTGAAGCCATGCAGCCGTCATGGCGTAACGCCAAGCACGCCGCACAGTGGAAGATGACGCTCACCAAGTATGCCGCGCCGATCCGCGAGCGCCCGGTCAACGACATCACCACACAGGACATTCTGGACGTTCTGCAACCGCTGTGGACCCGCACCCCCGAAACGGCCGAGCGTTTGCGCGGGCGGATCGAGAACGTCTTGGATGCGGCTAAGGCCAAGGGATTACGCACTGGCGAGAACCCGGCGCGGTGGCGGGGCCATTTGAACCAGCTCCTGCCCAAGCGACAGCGATTGAAGCGCGGGCATCATGCGGCATTGCCCTACGACCTCATGCCTGAGTTTATGGCCAATCTCCGCACGCGCAGCGCGGTTGCAGCCCGCGCCTTGGAGTTCTTAATTCTAACCGGCGCGAGATCGGGTGAGGTGCTGGGCGCGACTTGGGATGAGTTCGATCTCCAAAAGGAGATCTGGACGGTGCCAGCCGCTCGCATGAAGGCCGGCCGCGAACATCGCGTTCCCCTCTCAAGCCGCGCGATGAAGATCATCGCCGAGCGGCTTGAGGCCGGATCGGTCGGTCATGTGTTCACAGGCGCGACTTCGGCGTCACCGTTGTCCTCTATGGCCATGGCGATGCTGCTGCGGAGAATGAAAACCGACATCACCGTACATGGCTTTCGCTCCACATTTCGCGACTGGGCGTCGGAAACAACCGGCTTCTCACACGAGGTCTGCGAGATGGCCTTGGCCCACACAATCGCCAACAAGGCCGAGGCCGCTTATAGGCGCGGCGACTTGTTTGATAAGCGTCGTAAGCTGATGGAGGCCTGGGCCGGCTATTGTTCAGCTGGAGCAAAACAGAAAGTTGTCGCTTTGCTCCGAGCCTAG
- a CDS encoding glycerate kinase, giving the protein MTRETAREALKALFEAAVGAASPALCLPPHLPPPPRGRTVVVGAGKAAAAMAATVEAHWPGPLEGLVITRYGHGAACERIIVVEAGHPVADAAGVAGTAAIVERLRGLTADDLVLCLLSGGGSALLAAPAPGLTLADKQAITRALLRSGAPIDQINCVRKHLSAVKGGRLALLAAPARVVTLAISDAPGDVVATIASGPTTPDPTTRQDALAILRRWRITPPDSVRAWLDDPRAETPKHIPGAEAVLIARPRDALEAAAREASARGLTPIVLGDAIEGEARVVAAAHARLALKIADGRGVGAPPCVLLSGGETTVTVAGGGRGGRNAEYLLALAAALDGRPGIHALAADTDGIDGSEDNAGALLSPDSLARAATLGLNAAERLADNDGYGFFAALDDLVITGPTRTNVNDFRAILIDAPSSEDTP; this is encoded by the coding sequence GTGACCCGTGAGACAGCCCGGGAGGCTCTGAAGGCGCTGTTCGAGGCCGCCGTCGGCGCGGCCTCGCCCGCGCTTTGCCTGCCGCCGCATCTGCCGCCGCCGCCCAGGGGCCGGACCGTCGTCGTCGGCGCGGGCAAGGCCGCCGCCGCCATGGCCGCCACGGTCGAGGCCCATTGGCCGGGACCGCTCGAAGGGCTGGTGATCACGCGCTATGGCCATGGCGCGGCCTGCGAGCGGATCATCGTGGTCGAGGCGGGCCATCCGGTCGCCGACGCGGCGGGCGTGGCCGGGACCGCCGCGATCGTCGAGCGGCTGCGGGGGCTCACCGCCGACGACCTGGTGCTGTGCCTGCTGTCGGGCGGCGGCTCGGCCCTGCTGGCGGCCCCGGCCCCGGGCCTGACCCTGGCCGACAAGCAGGCGATCACCCGGGCGCTGCTGCGCAGCGGCGCGCCGATCGACCAGATCAATTGCGTCCGCAAGCACCTGTCGGCGGTCAAGGGCGGGCGGCTGGCCCTGCTGGCCGCGCCGGCCCGGGTGGTGACCCTGGCCATTTCCGACGCGCCCGGCGACGTGGTCGCGACCATCGCCTCGGGCCCCACCACGCCCGACCCGACGACGCGGCAGGACGCCCTGGCGATCCTGCGGCGGTGGCGGATCACGCCGCCCGACTCCGTCCGGGCCTGGCTGGACGATCCGCGCGCCGAGACGCCCAAGCACATCCCCGGCGCGGAGGCCGTGCTGATCGCCCGGCCGCGCGACGCGCTGGAGGCCGCGGCGCGCGAGGCCTCGGCCCGCGGGCTCACCCCCATCGTGCTGGGCGACGCGATCGAGGGCGAGGCCCGCGTGGTCGCCGCCGCCCACGCCCGGCTGGCCCTGAAGATCGCCGACGGCCGAGGCGTGGGGGCGCCGCCTTGCGTCCTGCTGTCGGGCGGCGAGACCACGGTGACGGTCGCCGGCGGCGGACGCGGCGGACGCAACGCCGAATATCTGCTGGCCCTGGCGGCGGCGCTGGACGGCCGGCCGGGGATCCACGCCCTGGCGGCCGACACCGACGGGATCGACGGCTCGGAGGACAACGCCGGCGCCTTGCTGTCCCCCGACAGCCTGGCGCGCGCCGCGACCCTGGGCCTGAACGCCGCCGAGCGCCTGGCCGACAACGACGGCTACGGCTTCTTCGCCGCCCTGGACGATCTCGTGATCACCGGGCCGACCCGCACCAACGTCAACGACTTCCGGGCGATCCTGATCGACGCCCCGTCCTCGGAGGATACCCCATGA
- a CDS encoding tartrate dehydrogenase translates to MSQTCPYRIAVIPGDGIGKEVVPEGLRVLAAVSERFGCRFAFDHFDFASCDYYLAHGTMMPDDWKARIGGHDAIFFGAVGWPASVPDHVSLWGSLIQFRREFDQYVNLRPVKLMPGVPSPLAGRQPGDIDFYVVRENTEGEYSSIGGRIFPGTEREVVVQETVMTRIGVDRILKYAFELAARRDRRRLTSATKSNGISITMPYWDERVEAMAPSYPDVRWDKYHIDILTAHFVQHPDWFDVVVASNLFGDILSDLGPACTGTIGIAPAGNINPERTFPSLFEPVHGSAPDIAGQGIANPVGQIWSAALMLDHLGEHEAAAAVLAAIEAVLARPELRTRDLGGPLGTEACGRAIAEALAAGR, encoded by the coding sequence ATGAGCCAGACGTGCCCCTATCGCATCGCCGTCATCCCCGGCGACGGGATCGGCAAGGAGGTGGTTCCGGAGGGGCTGCGGGTGCTGGCGGCGGTCTCGGAGCGCTTCGGCTGCCGCTTCGCATTCGACCATTTCGACTTCGCCTCATGCGACTACTATCTGGCGCACGGGACGATGATGCCGGACGACTGGAAGGCCCGGATCGGCGGCCATGACGCCATCTTCTTCGGAGCCGTCGGCTGGCCCGCCAGCGTGCCTGACCACGTCTCGCTGTGGGGCTCGCTGATCCAGTTCCGGCGCGAGTTCGACCAGTACGTCAACCTGCGCCCGGTCAAGCTGATGCCGGGCGTGCCCAGCCCCCTGGCCGGCCGCCAACCGGGCGACATCGACTTCTATGTCGTGCGCGAGAACACCGAGGGCGAATATTCCTCGATCGGCGGCCGCATCTTCCCGGGCACCGAGCGCGAGGTGGTGGTGCAGGAGACGGTGATGACCCGCATCGGCGTCGACCGGATCCTGAAATACGCCTTCGAACTGGCCGCGCGGCGCGACAGGAGGCGCCTGACCTCGGCGACCAAGTCCAACGGCATCTCGATCACCATGCCCTACTGGGACGAGCGGGTCGAAGCCATGGCGCCGTCCTATCCCGACGTGCGCTGGGACAAGTACCATATCGACATCCTGACCGCGCACTTCGTGCAGCATCCCGACTGGTTCGACGTCGTGGTCGCCTCGAACCTGTTCGGCGACATCCTGTCGGACCTGGGGCCGGCCTGCACCGGCACGATCGGCATCGCCCCGGCCGGCAATATCAATCCCGAGCGGACCTTCCCGTCGCTGTTCGAGCCCGTGCACGGCTCGGCGCCGGACATCGCCGGGCAGGGGATCGCCAATCCGGTCGGCCAGATCTGGTCGGCCGCCCTGATGCTGGATCACCTGGGCGAGCACGAGGCGGCCGCGGCCGTGCTGGCGGCGATCGAGGCGGTGCTGGCCCGCCCCGAGCTGCGCACCCGCGACCTGGGCGGCCCCCTGGGCACCGAGGCCTGCGGCCGGGCGATCGCCGAGGCGCTGGCGGCCGGCCGGTAG
- a CDS encoding TonB-dependent receptor: MAVSRKALTYAPALLALLGAPAALAQAASPAPAQEASQIEEVVVTAQRRSESLQDVPVTVTAFGSDQVQQARIRQIDDVAGLTPGLQFDAFPASQPRISIRGIGSSDRGAAGDPSAAVFLDEIYLGRPAAVAFDAFDVERIEVLKGPQGTLYGRNVVGGAINVVSHKPELDRFDAAAEVTAGNYSRLEGAGVINAPFADGKAALRASAAWRTHDGYVKNTFTGGDVEDQDTRSGRLALRLDPREGVRLLATVDGTRDRAAGPAQHVLDLDEGDPTSALWTIDRDRKHTAGSQDGYQNRDTWGVRLQADWDLSFATLTYLGSYRDLDYHVAYDFDGGNPTFNPAGISGGNDETSDFSSHEVRLSSLPGEGVQWVAGLYTFKSDTDRQDTLGINLGRPGVEIYTQSAKLKSYAAFGDVTVPLSDRLSLIGGLRYSKDDKDYRVDNLAGNTLFRADERFDVSVSDSYKAWTWRAGVNFKPVEHHLLYAMASRGFKSGGFQDTPGSAADARDGFEPEFATQYEVGQKSTFLGGTLVWNNTVYVMKYTDLQTRRTLPNLSVVTDNAGKATIKGYETYLAWRPFAGARLVASYGYSNAKFDEFSPEPGVDYAGNRISRTPKHKLVLSPSYDLDLAGGGDVRFAVDYHYESLIFDDNSNDGPERRPATNFYDARVVYSAPGDHWSVSLWGKNLSNEVTRTFQAVFLGANFGAYNPPRTFGVTLNWKR; this comes from the coding sequence ATGGCGGTCAGCCGCAAAGCCTTGACCTATGCACCCGCGCTGCTGGCGCTGCTCGGCGCCCCCGCGGCGCTGGCCCAAGCCGCGTCACCCGCGCCCGCCCAGGAGGCGAGCCAGATCGAGGAGGTGGTGGTCACCGCCCAGCGCCGCAGCGAAAGCCTGCAGGACGTGCCGGTGACCGTGACGGCCTTTGGATCCGATCAGGTCCAGCAGGCCCGCATCCGCCAGATCGACGACGTCGCCGGCCTGACGCCCGGCCTGCAGTTCGACGCCTTCCCGGCCTCGCAGCCCCGCATCTCGATCCGCGGCATCGGCTCATCCGACCGCGGCGCGGCCGGCGATCCCAGCGCGGCCGTCTTCCTTGACGAGATCTATCTGGGCCGACCCGCCGCCGTGGCCTTCGACGCCTTCGACGTCGAGCGCATCGAGGTGCTAAAGGGGCCGCAGGGCACGCTCTACGGCCGCAACGTCGTGGGCGGGGCGATCAACGTCGTCTCCCACAAGCCCGAGCTTGACCGCTTCGACGCCGCCGCCGAGGTGACGGCCGGCAACTACAGCCGCCTGGAAGGCGCCGGCGTCATCAACGCGCCGTTCGCCGACGGCAAGGCCGCCCTCCGGGCCAGCGCCGCCTGGCGCACCCACGACGGCTACGTGAAGAACACCTTCACCGGCGGCGACGTCGAGGACCAGGACACGCGCAGCGGCCGCCTGGCCCTGCGCCTCGACCCGCGGGAGGGCGTGCGCCTGCTGGCCACCGTCGACGGGACGCGCGACCGCGCTGCCGGCCCGGCCCAGCACGTGCTGGACCTGGACGAGGGCGATCCAACCTCGGCGCTCTGGACCATCGATCGCGACCGCAAGCACACCGCCGGCTCGCAGGACGGCTACCAGAACCGCGACACCTGGGGCGTGCGCCTGCAGGCCGACTGGGACCTGTCCTTCGCCACCCTCACCTATCTCGGCTCGTATCGCGACCTCGACTATCACGTCGCCTACGACTTCGACGGCGGCAACCCCACCTTCAACCCGGCGGGCATCTCGGGCGGCAACGACGAGACCAGCGACTTCTCCAGCCACGAAGTCCGGCTATCGTCGCTTCCGGGCGAAGGCGTGCAGTGGGTGGCGGGTCTCTACACGTTCAAGAGCGACACCGACCGCCAGGACACCCTGGGCATCAACCTGGGCCGCCCCGGGGTCGAGATCTACACCCAGTCGGCCAAGCTCAAGAGCTACGCCGCGTTCGGCGACGTCACCGTGCCGCTCAGCGACAGGCTCTCGCTGATCGGCGGCCTGCGCTATTCCAAGGACGACAAGGACTATCGCGTCGACAACCTGGCCGGAAACACGCTGTTCCGCGCCGACGAGCGGTTCGACGTCTCGGTGTCGGACAGCTACAAGGCCTGGACCTGGCGGGCTGGCGTCAACTTCAAACCGGTCGAGCACCATCTGCTCTACGCCATGGCCTCGCGCGGCTTCAAGAGCGGCGGCTTCCAGGACACCCCGGGCAGCGCGGCCGACGCCCGCGACGGCTTCGAGCCCGAGTTCGCCACCCAGTACGAGGTCGGCCAGAAGAGCACGTTCCTGGGCGGGACCCTGGTCTGGAACAACACCGTCTACGTGATGAAGTACACCGACCTGCAGACGCGGCGCACCCTGCCCAACCTGTCGGTCGTCACCGACAACGCCGGCAAGGCCACGATCAAGGGCTACGAGACCTACCTGGCCTGGCGGCCGTTCGCCGGCGCGCGCCTGGTGGCCAGCTACGGCTACTCCAACGCCAAGTTCGACGAGTTCAGCCCCGAGCCGGGCGTCGACTACGCCGGCAACCGCATCTCGCGCACGCCCAAGCACAAGCTGGTGCTGTCGCCGTCCTACGACCTGGACCTGGCCGGCGGCGGCGATGTCCGCTTCGCGGTCGACTATCACTACGAGAGCCTGATCTTCGACGACAATTCCAACGACGGCCCCGAACGCCGCCCCGCGACCAACTTCTACGACGCGCGGGTCGTCTACAGCGCGCCGGGCGACCACTGGTCGGTGTCGCTGTGGGGCAAGAACCTCTCCAACGAGGTGACGCGCACCTTCCAGGCGGTGTTCCTGGGCGCCAACTTCGGGGCCTACAACCCCCCGCGCACCTTCGGCGTCACCCTGAACTGGAAGCGCTAG
- a CDS encoding GntR family transcriptional regulator has product MTDHPPHTEPATHTVLTRLRERIVTGEILPDARLRAEGLAAEMNVSRTPIRSALAVLSAEGLVSYSVNRGYTVRAMSLGDIFDSIEARAALESLAARASVDLGWAPEALDHLAALTRAGRAIVDKGQWSEAIEHAWYTINRQFHAQILHAAQNTVLRNALRMTLVYPLFGDAARLCPTVSACVPPRLRQVPATPPDHIRQSQDDHEKILAAIQAEDSVEAGRLMSDHVLATRTRLHAIAIRR; this is encoded by the coding sequence GTGACGGATCACCCGCCGCATACCGAGCCGGCCACCCACACGGTGCTGACGCGCCTGCGCGAGCGGATCGTGACCGGCGAGATCCTCCCCGACGCCCGCCTGCGGGCCGAGGGCCTGGCCGCCGAGATGAACGTCTCGCGCACGCCGATCCGCAGCGCCCTGGCGGTGCTGTCGGCCGAGGGGCTGGTCAGCTACAGCGTCAATCGCGGCTACACCGTCCGCGCCATGTCGTTGGGCGACATCTTCGATTCCATCGAGGCGCGCGCGGCGCTCGAGAGCCTGGCCGCCCGGGCCTCGGTCGATCTGGGCTGGGCGCCCGAGGCGCTGGACCATCTGGCCGCCCTGACGCGGGCGGGTCGCGCCATCGTCGACAAGGGCCAGTGGTCCGAGGCGATCGAGCACGCGTGGTACACGATCAACCGTCAGTTCCACGCCCAGATCCTGCACGCCGCGCAGAACACCGTGCTGCGCAACGCCCTGCGCATGACCCTGGTCTATCCGCTGTTCGGCGACGCCGCGCGCCTGTGCCCGACCGTCTCGGCCTGCGTGCCGCCGCGCCTGCGCCAGGTGCCGGCCACGCCGCCCGACCACATCCGCCAGTCCCAGGACGATCACGAGAAGATCCTGGCGGCGATCCAGGCCGAGGACAGCGTCGAGGCTGGACGTCTCATGTCGGACCACGTTCTCGCTACACGGACCCGCCTGCACGCCATCGCTATCCGACGATGA
- a CDS encoding CitMHS family transporter, with translation MIDVLRQPAVLGLLMVVTFMTLIMTKRMSAVAALLIVPIVFGLLAGAGPGLGEMIVKGVLQVAPTTLMLSFAVLYFAVMMDAGLFEPLVRRVLSIVGEDPLKISLGTAILATVVSLDGDGTTTALIVITAFLPVYRRVGMNPLILATLLGLTNALMNYVPWGGPAARAAAAVHVDLAQVVGPMLPAAGVGLLAVFGLAWHFGRGERRRLAGRAAQEGDNVAPLAVLAAAQALEVEKDIRRPKLFWFNLALTVVLILGMVSGLAPLPVLMMSAFAVAITVNYPVLKDQKARIAAHADNVVNIVVLLFAAGAFTGILNGAGMADAMAKSALSVIPTAVGPYLASITALVSMPLTFVMSNDAYYFGVVPVVAQTAASFGVEPVEIARAALIGQPVHSLSPLLAPIYLACGLLGVDVADAQRFSLKWAVAICLVVLVAALAMGAFPLRA, from the coding sequence GTGATCGACGTTCTGCGCCAGCCCGCCGTCCTTGGCCTGCTGATGGTCGTGACCTTCATGACGCTGATCATGACCAAGCGGATGTCGGCTGTCGCCGCGCTGCTGATCGTGCCCATCGTCTTCGGCCTGCTGGCGGGCGCGGGGCCCGGCTTGGGGGAGATGATCGTCAAGGGCGTGCTGCAGGTGGCGCCGACCACCCTGATGCTGTCGTTCGCGGTGCTGTACTTCGCCGTCATGATGGATGCGGGTCTGTTCGAGCCCCTGGTGCGCAGAGTGCTGTCCATCGTCGGCGAGGATCCCCTGAAGATCAGCCTGGGCACGGCGATCCTGGCCACCGTGGTGTCGCTGGACGGCGACGGCACGACCACGGCTCTGATCGTCATCACCGCCTTCCTGCCGGTCTATCGGCGCGTGGGCATGAACCCGCTGATCCTGGCCACCCTGCTGGGCCTAACCAACGCCCTGATGAACTACGTGCCGTGGGGCGGTCCGGCGGCGCGGGCGGCGGCGGCCGTGCATGTCGACCTCGCCCAGGTCGTCGGCCCGATGCTGCCGGCGGCCGGGGTGGGCCTGCTGGCCGTCTTCGGCCTGGCCTGGCATTTCGGGCGCGGCGAGCGGCGGCGTCTGGCCGGCCGGGCCGCGCAGGAGGGCGACAACGTCGCGCCCCTGGCCGTCCTGGCCGCCGCCCAGGCGCTAGAGGTCGAGAAAGACATCCGCCGGCCCAAGCTGTTCTGGTTCAACCTGGCCCTGACCGTCGTGCTGATCCTGGGCATGGTCTCGGGGCTGGCGCCGCTGCCGGTGCTGATGATGAGCGCCTTCGCGGTCGCCATCACCGTCAACTACCCCGTGCTGAAGGACCAGAAGGCCCGGATCGCCGCCCACGCCGACAACGTCGTCAACATCGTGGTGCTGCTGTTCGCGGCCGGCGCCTTCACGGGCATCCTGAACGGCGCGGGCATGGCCGACGCCATGGCCAAGTCGGCCCTGTCGGTGATCCCGACGGCCGTCGGGCCCTATCTGGCGTCGATCACCGCCCTGGTCAGCATGCCCCTGACCTTCGTGATGTCGAACGACGCCTACTATTTCGGGGTCGTGCCCGTGGTGGCCCAGACCGCGGCCAGCTTCGGCGTCGAGCCGGTCGAGATCGCCCGCGCCGCCCTGATCGGCCAGCCGGTCCATTCGCTGAGCCCGCTGCTGGCGCCGATCTACCTGGCCTGCGGCCTGCTGGGCGTGGACGTCGCCGACGCCCAGCGCTTCAGCCTGAAATGGGCTGTCGCGATCTGCCTGGTGGTGCTGGTCGCGGCCCTGGCGATGGGCGCCTTCCCGCTGCGCGCCTGA